A genomic stretch from Vibrio neptunius includes:
- a CDS encoding sensor histidine kinase — translation MDLILSLLQQMCVYLVLAYMLSKTPIFLPLLSISNRLTHKLSVYVLFSLFCVMGTYFGLQINDAIANTRAIGAVMGGLFGGPIVGFFVGLTGGLHRYSLGGFTDLACAISTTAEGLIGGLLHTYLLRRGKGAQLFNPSVVFAVTLVAEIAQMAIILIVAKPFDQAYSLVSAIAAPMIIANSVGAALFMSILQDRKTIFEEYSATFSRRALNIAERSVGILVSGFTTKNAEKIARIVYEETNVGAVSITDNEKILAFVGIGDDHHEPETPISSQSTLDAISRNDIIYLDGKDKPYQCSISKSCKLGSALIIPLHSGDKVIGTIKLYEPKRKLFSTINMSMAEGIAQLLSSQILFGDYQQKRTLLSQAEIKLLHAQVNPHFLFNALNTISAVIRRDPPKARELIQHLSHFLRSNLKQDVETVTLKEELAHVNAYLTIEKARFTDRLEVDIDIDAALLERKLPTFTLQPLVENAIKHGISNLLEGGKIRIYSQKLELGYQLCVEDNAGSYTPPANNHQGLGMQIVDKRLTNKFGQMASLSIDVTPNQLTRMSFLIPEKTMG, via the coding sequence ATGGATCTCATTCTTTCCTTACTTCAGCAAATGTGTGTCTACTTAGTCCTTGCTTATATGCTAAGTAAAACCCCTATTTTCCTGCCATTGCTGAGTATCTCTAATCGCCTAACGCACAAACTCAGTGTCTACGTCCTGTTTTCCCTATTCTGTGTTATGGGCACGTACTTCGGCTTACAGATCAATGATGCGATTGCCAATACCCGTGCCATCGGAGCCGTGATGGGGGGATTATTTGGTGGGCCTATAGTTGGCTTCTTTGTCGGGTTAACCGGTGGTTTGCATCGTTACTCGCTTGGCGGGTTTACCGATCTGGCTTGTGCTATCTCGACCACCGCAGAAGGCCTGATAGGTGGCTTATTACACACTTATCTGCTCAGGCGAGGGAAAGGTGCCCAACTGTTTAACCCAAGCGTAGTATTTGCGGTCACCTTGGTAGCGGAAATCGCCCAGATGGCGATCATTCTGATCGTCGCTAAGCCATTTGATCAGGCGTATTCATTAGTCTCTGCGATTGCTGCCCCAATGATCATCGCGAACTCCGTCGGCGCAGCGCTGTTTATGAGCATACTGCAGGATCGAAAAACTATCTTTGAAGAGTATTCCGCCACCTTCTCACGCCGGGCATTGAATATCGCCGAACGGTCCGTTGGCATCCTCGTTTCTGGTTTCACCACGAAAAATGCGGAGAAGATTGCTCGAATCGTTTACGAAGAAACCAATGTGGGCGCCGTGTCGATCACTGACAATGAGAAAATCCTCGCCTTTGTCGGCATTGGTGACGATCACCATGAGCCGGAAACACCGATCTCTTCGCAAAGTACACTCGATGCCATCTCACGTAATGACATTATCTACCTCGACGGCAAAGACAAACCTTATCAGTGTTCAATCTCAAAAAGTTGCAAACTGGGTTCCGCACTAATTATTCCTTTGCACTCAGGAGATAAAGTAATTGGCACCATTAAGCTGTACGAGCCGAAACGTAAGCTGTTTTCGACCATCAATATGTCGATGGCCGAAGGGATAGCGCAGCTGCTTTCCAGTCAGATCCTATTTGGTGACTACCAACAGAAACGCACTTTACTTTCTCAAGCAGAGATAAAATTGCTGCATGCGCAGGTAAATCCACATTTTCTGTTTAACGCGCTGAACACCATCAGTGCTGTCATTCGTCGCGACCCTCCTAAAGCTCGTGAGCTGATTCAGCACTTATCACATTTCTTACGCAGTAACCTCAAACAAGACGTAGAAACAGTGACTCTTAAGGAAGAATTAGCGCACGTTAACGCATATCTTACCATCGAGAAAGCACGTTTCACCGACCGATTAGAAGTGGACATTGATATTGATGCCGCATTGCTGGAGCGTAAGCTGCCGACCTTTACCCTACAACCTTTGGTAGAGAACGCCATTAAACATGGCATATCAAATCTACTGGAGGGAGGAAAGATCCGCATTTACAGCCAGAAGCTTGAGCTGGGTTATCAGCTGTGTGTAGAAGATAACGCAGGCAGTTACACACCACCAGCCAATAATCATCAGGGGCTAGGGATGCAAATTGTCGATAAGCGGTTGACCAATAAGTTTGGTCAGATGGCATCACTGTCTATCGACGTAACACCAAACCAACTGACGAGAATGAGCTTCCTCATTCCGGAAAAGACAATGGGTTAG
- the btsR gene encoding two-component system response regulator BtsR, with protein sequence MISALVIDDELFAREELTELLEESGKITVIDQASNAIEGLKKINQLKPDVVFLDIQMPQITGIELLGMLDPETMPKVVFVTAYDEFAIQAFEDNAFDYLLKPVDTCRLDKTIKRLLKSANSHTQEQVTAITPSSLDQVPCIGLNRIVIIPTQDVEFAYSDISGVHVQTGDQKATSQLTLKILEEKTSLVRCHRQFLVNIKAIKEIKLLENGLAEIVTVSDQTIPVSRRYLKTLKEMLGFH encoded by the coding sequence ATGATTTCTGCTTTAGTCATAGATGACGAACTGTTTGCGCGTGAAGAGTTGACCGAACTGCTTGAAGAATCAGGCAAAATCACTGTGATAGATCAGGCCAGTAATGCGATTGAAGGCCTGAAAAAGATTAACCAGCTAAAACCCGATGTGGTCTTTCTCGATATTCAGATGCCACAAATCACCGGCATTGAGCTACTCGGGATGCTGGACCCGGAAACCATGCCAAAGGTTGTGTTTGTCACCGCCTACGATGAATTTGCTATTCAGGCGTTTGAAGACAACGCATTCGATTACTTATTGAAACCGGTAGATACCTGTCGGTTGGACAAAACCATCAAACGCCTTCTTAAGTCAGCCAACAGTCACACTCAGGAGCAAGTCACAGCAATCACCCCATCCAGCCTAGATCAAGTACCTTGTATTGGCTTGAATCGGATTGTCATCATTCCGACACAAGATGTGGAGTTTGCTTACAGTGATATCAGTGGTGTTCATGTCCAGACAGGAGACCAGAAAGCCACATCTCAACTGACACTCAAAATACTCGAAGAAAAAACATCTCTGGTGCGCTGCCACCGTCAGTTTCTGGTTAACATAAAAGCGATTAAAGAAATCAAATTGCTAGAAAATGGATTAGCAGAAATTGTCACTGTCAGTGATCAAACGATTCCGGTCAGCCGTCGCTACCTGAAAACACTGAAAGAAATGCTTGGATTCCATTAA
- the nagZ gene encoding beta-N-acetylhexosaminidase produces the protein MGPLWVDVEGCELTTEDREILEHPTVGGVILFTRNYHDNEQLLALNQAIRQAAKRPILIGVDQEGGRVQRFKEGFSLIPAAESYAKQANGEKLAQQGGWLMAAELMAHDIDLSFAPVLDKGHECKAIGSRSFGEDVDSIIRHSNAYMRGMKAVGMATTGKHFPGHGGVIADSHLETPYDQRDTIFEQDMAIFKAQIEAGLLDAMMPAHVVFPHYDDQPASGSEFWLKAVLRKQLGFNGIIFSDDLTMEGASVMGGPAERAHQSLVSGCDMVLVCNKRDAQIEVLDNLPVMETPQATALLKKQSFTLSELRSSDEWKLTSEAMKRVVG, from the coding sequence ATGGGACCTTTATGGGTTGATGTAGAAGGTTGCGAACTGACCACGGAAGATAGAGAAATTCTTGAACACCCAACCGTCGGGGGCGTGATTCTGTTTACTCGCAACTATCACGACAATGAACAGTTACTCGCCTTGAACCAAGCCATTCGCCAGGCTGCGAAACGTCCGATTCTTATTGGCGTTGATCAAGAAGGTGGTCGAGTTCAACGCTTCAAGGAAGGTTTCTCACTTATCCCTGCGGCAGAATCTTATGCCAAGCAAGCGAATGGAGAAAAGCTGGCGCAGCAAGGTGGTTGGCTAATGGCAGCGGAACTGATGGCTCACGATATTGATCTGAGCTTTGCTCCGGTGCTGGATAAAGGTCATGAATGTAAGGCGATTGGTAGCCGTTCATTTGGCGAAGATGTTGATAGTATCATCCGTCACAGCAATGCTTACATGCGCGGTATGAAAGCGGTTGGCATGGCAACGACGGGCAAACATTTCCCCGGTCATGGTGGTGTGATTGCGGATTCTCACTTGGAAACGCCCTACGATCAGCGAGACACTATCTTTGAACAGGATATGGCGATTTTTAAAGCTCAGATCGAGGCGGGGCTATTGGATGCGATGATGCCGGCGCATGTGGTGTTCCCTCATTACGACGATCAGCCAGCCAGTGGCTCTGAATTTTGGCTCAAGGCTGTGTTAAGAAAACAGTTGGGCTTCAATGGCATTATTTTCTCTGATGATTTGACGATGGAAGGTGCGTCTGTGATGGGGGGGCCAGCTGAACGTGCGCATCAGTCTCTGGTATCGGGTTGTGACATGGTGTTGGTATGCAATAAGCGTGATGCGCAGATTGAAGTGTTGGACAACCTACCAGTGATGGAAACGCCACAAGCGACCGCGTTATTGAAGAAACAGTCGTTTACCTTGTCTGAGTTGCGTAGTAGTGATGAGTGGAAGCTGACATCCGAAGCGATGAAACGTGTTGTTGGATGA
- a CDS encoding anhydro-N-acetylmuramic acid kinase, with protein sequence MDKELYIGIMSGTSLDGIDVALVEVRDEHIQLIDHSDYPIPSIIKEQVLDICLGQQTNLKQIGTLDHQLGHLYADAVLALLEKTGQSKEQITAIGNHGQTVFHQPTGDAPFTTQLGDANIIATRTGITTIADFRRKDMALGGQGAPLVPAFHRSLFQSNTSSIVVLNIGGIANISVLRPDHPVIGYDTGPGNMLMDAWCHQHQGQPFDRDALFAQQGHIDTALLNALLQEPYLAQKAPKSTGRERFNLPWLEAILSNHNCSAEDVQRTLCEYTAQTISLEVEKYSLGEQPQLLVCGGGTCNPLLMSRLKALLPAWSVDSTDSQGVDSQNMEAMAFAWLAYRRIHNQPSNLPEVTGASHPASLGVMYFAD encoded by the coding sequence ATGGATAAAGAGCTTTATATTGGCATCATGTCTGGCACCAGTCTAGACGGTATCGATGTCGCCCTAGTAGAGGTAAGGGACGAGCACATTCAGTTAATCGACCATAGCGATTACCCAATACCTTCGATAATTAAAGAACAAGTACTCGATATCTGTCTCGGCCAACAAACCAACTTAAAGCAGATAGGCACACTGGACCATCAGCTGGGGCACTTGTATGCTGATGCAGTGTTAGCCTTACTTGAAAAAACAGGCCAAAGTAAGGAGCAGATTACCGCAATCGGTAACCACGGTCAGACGGTTTTCCATCAACCTACGGGTGACGCGCCGTTTACTACTCAGCTCGGTGATGCCAATATCATTGCAACGCGAACAGGCATTACAACCATTGCCGATTTTAGACGTAAAGATATGGCATTGGGCGGGCAAGGCGCACCACTGGTTCCAGCCTTTCACAGGTCGCTGTTTCAATCAAATACATCGAGCATAGTAGTGCTCAATATTGGCGGGATTGCCAACATCTCCGTGCTTCGCCCTGATCACCCTGTCATCGGTTACGATACCGGACCGGGCAACATGTTGATGGATGCTTGGTGTCACCAGCACCAAGGCCAGCCTTTTGATAGAGACGCCTTGTTCGCACAACAAGGCCATATCGATACAGCACTGCTCAACGCTCTACTTCAAGAGCCTTACCTCGCACAAAAAGCGCCAAAGAGCACAGGTCGAGAGCGGTTTAACTTGCCTTGGTTAGAGGCTATTCTAAGCAACCATAACTGCTCTGCTGAAGATGTTCAGCGAACATTGTGCGAATACACTGCGCAAACCATCAGCTTAGAGGTCGAAAAGTACTCGCTGGGGGAGCAGCCGCAATTATTAGTTTGTGGCGGTGGCACCTGTAATCCACTGCTGATGAGCCGCCTGAAAGCATTACTTCCAGCATGGTCTGTCGACTCTACAGATTCACAAGGTGTTGATAGTCAGAACATGGAAGCGATGGCATTTGCTTGGCTTGCCTATCGCCGCATTCACAATCAGCCAAGCAATTTGCCAGAAGTCACCGGAGCGAGCCATCCTGCTTCTCTTGGTGTGATGTATTTTGCCGATTAA